One Pseudomonas sp. AN-1 genomic region harbors:
- the secG gene encoding preprotein translocase subunit SecG, translating into MLETVVIVVHLLVALGLVGLVLVQQGKGADAGASFGAGASATVFGSQGSATFLSRFTAILAAVFFATSLGLAFFAKDKADMLNQSGLPDPAVLEVPSKPAADDVPVLEAQKPQSSDVPATEGQKQ; encoded by the coding sequence ATGCTTGAGACTGTGGTGATCGTTGTGCATTTGCTGGTGGCGCTGGGGCTGGTTGGCCTGGTGCTGGTGCAGCAGGGCAAGGGTGCCGATGCCGGCGCTTCGTTCGGTGCGGGGGCTTCGGCAACCGTGTTCGGTAGTCAGGGTTCGGCTACCTTCCTGAGTCGTTTTACTGCTATACTTGCTGCTGTTTTTTTTGCTACCAGCCTCGGTTTGGCCTTTTTTGCCAAAGACAAAGCTGATATGCTTAATCAAAGCGGTCTGCCGGATCCGGCAGTGCTAGAAGTTCCAAGCAAGCCTGCTGCAGATGATGTGCCAGTGCTTGAAGCGCAAAAGCCCCAGTCCTCGGATGTTCCGGCAACTGAAGGACAGAAGCAGTAA
- the rimP gene encoding ribosome maturation factor RimP yields MSSKLEQLQALLAPVVEALGYQCWGIEFISQGRHSLLRVYIDNPDGILIDDCEKVSRQISGVLDVEDPISGEYTLEVSSPGMDRPLFTLEQFAAHAGAQVKIRLRSPYEGRRNFQGVLCGVEEQDVVVQVDNHEYLLPIESIDKANIIPRFD; encoded by the coding sequence GTGTCGAGCAAGCTAGAACAGTTGCAGGCCTTGCTGGCCCCGGTAGTCGAGGCCCTCGGCTACCAGTGCTGGGGCATCGAATTCATTTCCCAGGGGCGGCACTCCCTGCTGCGGGTCTACATCGATAATCCCGATGGCATCCTGATCGACGACTGCGAAAAGGTCAGTCGCCAGATCAGCGGTGTGCTGGATGTCGAGGACCCGATCAGCGGCGAGTACACCCTGGAAGTTTCTTCACCGGGAATGGATCGCCCCTTGTTCACCCTCGAGCAGTTCGCTGCCCATGCCGGCGCGCAGGTGAAGATCAGGCTGCGCTCGCCCTACGAGGGTCGACGCAATTTCCAGGGCGTGCTGTGTGGCGTCGAGGAGCAGGATGTGGTGGTCCAGGTCGACAACCATGAATACCTGCTGCCGATCGAGTCGATCGACAAGGCCAACATCATTCCCCGTTTTGACTGA